DNA from Alphaproteobacteria bacterium:
TATTTAAATGATTGCGACATATATGTATCTTTAGAGCCTTGCACCATGTGTGCTGGAGCAATATCTCTAGCTAAATTGAATAGCCTACACTTCTCTACGGAAGATAAAAAAGGCGGAGCAATTAAAAATGGAGTTAAATTCTTTGAACAAAAAAGCTGTCATCACAAAATAAAGATTTATAACGGAGAATACAAAGAACAAAGTTCAAAACTTTTACAAGATTTCTTCAAAAGCAAGAGATAAAAACATAAGCTATTAATAAGTTATTATATATTAGCAAACTATTTAATAGATTTAACACAATAAAAATTTCAACTTTAAATAAAAAAACCCCTGCTTTTACACAGAGGGTTTTTAACAAATAATAATTGTAGTTATTAAGCTTTAATATTTTCAGCTGATTCTCTACCTTTAGATTCAACGATATCAAATTCTATATCTTGACCTTCATCTAAAGTTCTCATTCCTGCTTTTTGAAGAGCTGATATGTGAATAAACACATCTTTTGCACTATCTTTTGTTTCTATAAAACCATAACCTTTTGTGCTATTAAACCACTTTACTTTTCCTTTTGCCATAATTCTTATTCCTTTCTTATGAACAGTTAATATAAGTTATCCTAAAATCGTAAACAACTTTTAACCATATAGAAATAAGCTTTTAACAATAATCTGATTACTAAAAACAGCACTATAGTATATTAACATAAAAAAGTCTAGCTTTATTATTCTTTTTTTATTAAATAACAACCCTGATAGGACTTCTTTCATTCAGTCGCTCCACTCCTTGTGAAAGTTGCAACTTCTAACTTTTCATGCGGGCTCTGCCCTGTGAAAAGAAGAACAATTGTCGAACCTTTAAGGTTCTCATTCAAACAACATCACAATTTTACAATATTTATATAAGAAAATAGATTAGATAAAAAAATATTTTCCATAGAAATATTGTAAATGGCGACCCTGATAGGACTCGAACCTACTACCTACAGATTAGGAATCTGTCGCTCTATCCTGATGAGCTACAGGGTCATCCTCATATCTTATAAAATATAACATAGCAAAAATCAAGAGAAACATTAAATGTTGACTTTTTTAACTTAATAATATACTTTCTTTATTAGAAACAATAAAAAGAGGTTTATTTCATGAAAAAATTTATTATATTAGCCATAGCTTGTCTATCTCTAAGTTCTTGCTTTCAAGCTCATACAGAAACATTTTTAATGGATGGAGGAGATTCTAAAGTATATTTGGGATATCATCAAAAAACCACAGAAGAGGTTAACATAAACTGGAAAAATGCAAAAGCCAAAGCTATCAAATATTGTCGTCATGAATTAGACTATAATGATGCAGAAAAATTTGGCAAACCGAAACAAGAATGCATAGAAGAGAACTCTACAGATGGAGTCTCATATTGTGTTAAGTACGAGGTATCTGTTCCTTATAAATGTTTAATTAAGAATGCAACTACTGAAGAAATGTATAAATAAAAATTAAAAATAATCTAATAAAATAAAAAGCTCTGTGAAACACAGAGCTTTTTGTATTAATAACCTCTATAACTATAGTTATTGGACTTTATGCCATCGGGATTACTACGATAATGAGGAGCAACATAAGTTCCATTGCTTCTATAATAACCGTTAACTCTGACTCTAGCAAAACTATTGCTAGATAAAACAACTAATCCCAATAAGATTAATAAAAATACTTTTTTCATTTTAAAATCCTCCCTTTAACAGAGAGGATTATATATTAAAATAGTTAATTTATTATTTATTTCTTCTTCTAATAGCAAAATAAGTTGTATCATAATTTAGAGTTTCTGCACCTCTAGCTCCATTAATTGGATCCCATAATATAGAAAGAGGCCATAATAGCAAATTAGCAACACCATATCCATATTGACGAGTGTAGAAAGATCCTCCTCCAGGTAAAAGCCCTAAGAAAGCCGCTGCCGTAGGGTCTTTTTCTTGAACCTCTAAACCATCTGCTTTCCACTCTCTAAGCTCAGATTTTTGTATAGAGTTTAGAGGAGTCGCACAACCACTTAGTAAAAATGATACAGCTAAAACTGACAATATTTTTTTCATACTATTTTTCCTTTCTTTTAAGCATTTAAGCAATAATATATAAAAAATTAAACATTATCAAGTAAAAAAATATAAACCCCAGATAAAATCTGAGGTTTAAAAAATTATATAAAAAATATTAAAAATCTATTTTTTTGGCCCATGTGTTTTTATAAAGAACACTTGCTGACAAATAGCAAATATATTACTAAATGTCCAATAGATAACTAATCCAGAAGCAAATCTTCCTAACATGAATACAAACAACACTGGCATAAATGCCATAGCAAGAGCTTGAGATTTATCCTCAGGCTTTGGATTAATTTTTTGTTGTAAAAACATTGTTATACCCATTAATAATGGCCAAACACCAATTGATAATATAGCTGGATGATTCCATTCCAATAAACCAAACAATGTAAATATATTTGTAGGGTCTGGAGCTGACAAATCATGTATCCAACCAAAGAACGGAGCCTGTCTCATTTCAATAGAAATAGATAACACTTTATAAAGAGAGAAGAAAATAGGAATCTGTATCAACATCGGCAAACAACCACCCATTGGAGACACCCCCTCTTTCTTATAAAGCTCCATAAGTTTCATTTGAAGTTTTTGCTTATCATGACCATACTTATCTTTTAAATCTTTTACTTTTGGTTGTATCTTCTTTGTCTTGCTCATGCTAGCATAAGATTTGTTAGCAATTGGGAATAAAGCTATTCTTAACATAATTGTAAAGATCAATATAGCGATACCAAAGTTATTCACTATTCCACCTATTGTATTTAAAATATAGTAAAAAGGCTTTGTTAGAAAGTAATACCAACCAAAATCAATTGTTTTATCAAACAAAGATATACCTTGTTCAGACATATATTTATCTATTAGATTAAGCTCTTTAGCACCAGAGAATAGCTTACTATTATATGACTTAGAAGATAAATTTTCTATATACTGAGGCTCTGACTCAATCTCTATAAAATAAACATCGTGCCCGTTAATTTTATCATATTTAGAAGTTATACTGTTTTCACTTTCAAAGATAGAGCTAACTAACCAATATTTATCTGTGAAACCGAACCAACCACCAACTGTTGAATTTTCTACAGTTTTTTCTTTCTTTAATTTTCTATAAGACTTATCAAATATAATCCCATTTATATTTCCTATAGCTCCCTGTTGAGTAGCTCTCTCTTTTTTCTTTGGATCTGGCTTTTGTTTTTCTTTAACTATTTTTGTATATGGAGTAACAGCAACAACTTTACCGCTTTCATTTTTAAGAGATTGCTCTACACTGAACATATAGTTATCATCTAGAGTAATCTTTTTACTAAATACTAGCCCCTCTCCATTATCCCAAGTCAGTGTAACTGATGAGTTAGCTTCCAGAACTTCGTTATCACTACTCCATACTGTATTAACACCTGGTAATTTAACTAACTTATCATTAGATTTCCAACCATACTCTACAAAGTAAGGAGTGGTTCCTTTTTGCAATAGTTTAACATTTTCTTCTTTTGAAACATCTGTAAAATATTTATTAAGACTTAAATTACTTAGCTTTGCTCCTTGTAAAGAGATTTCTCCTGACAATTTATCTGTATTTATTTTAATTGATCCAGCATTATTATCTATGTTTTCAAAAACAGAGTTAATATCCTCTTGCAAAACTAAATCTTGTTCTTTTTGCTTTTCAATAAGCTCTTGCTTCTTTTGTTCAATAACCTCAAGCTTTGGCTTCTCTACAAAATGCTTATAAGCAAATAGTATAACCATAGACAAAATAAGAGTAACCATAAAATTATTTTTAGGTTTTAGTTCTACATCATCGGTTTTAACTAATTCTTTATCTTTTTTATTATTATCTGTCATGTTTTTTTAAACCTCTATTTTTCAACTCTTCTTTTGTAGGGACGGGATCAAATCCATGAGAGCCCCAAGGGTGGCATTTCATTAGCCTTTTTATAATCAATTTTAATCCAGTCTTGCATCCATGTTCAGTTATAGCATCTACAGCATAATTTGAGCAACTTGGAGTAAATCTACAATGACTTGGTAAAACTGGTGACACCAATTTTTTATAAATCGTTATAAGTGTTAATAAAATAAATTTCATTATTTTTCTAAGTTTAACCTCTTTAAGCAATGTTTCATACTTTTTAACATATCAGAGTATTCTGTGTCAAGAGTGCTTTTTCTTCCTATCAAAACAAAATCAACACCATCTATAACATTATCTTTAAGAGTTTCCTTAGCTAAAGCTCTTAATCTTCTTTTTATGCGATTTCTCACAACAGCTTTTTTACTAACCTTTTTAGATACCGTAAATCCGATTCTATTCTGAACAATTCCCTCTTTCTTTTTTATTTGCATAATGAAAGCTGGACATACCCATTTCAAATCGGATTTAGATATATCTATAAAATCTTTTCGTTTTTTAATTATCGAAAATTTTTTATTTAATTTAAGCACTTAATTTTTTTCTACCTTTTGCTCTTCTTTTAGCAAGTACTCCTGTACCAGCTTTTTTTCTAGCGAAGAAGCCTAGTTTTCTTTTCATTTTTCTCTTTGTTTGAGACT
Protein-coding regions in this window:
- the yidC gene encoding membrane protein insertase YidC — its product is MTDNNKKDKELVKTDDVELKPKNNFMVTLILSMVILFAYKHFVEKPKLEVIEQKKQELIEKQKEQDLVLQEDINSVFENIDNNAGSIKINTDKLSGEISLQGAKLSNLSLNKYFTDVSKEENVKLLQKGTTPYFVEYGWKSNDKLVKLPGVNTVWSSDNEVLEANSSVTLTWDNGEGLVFSKKITLDDNYMFSVEQSLKNESGKVVAVTPYTKIVKEKQKPDPKKKERATQQGAIGNINGIIFDKSYRKLKKEKTVENSTVGGWFGFTDKYWLVSSIFESENSITSKYDKINGHDVYFIEIESEPQYIENLSSKSYNSKLFSGAKELNLIDKYMSEQGISLFDKTIDFGWYYFLTKPFYYILNTIGGIVNNFGIAILIFTIMLRIALFPIANKSYASMSKTKKIQPKVKDLKDKYGHDKQKLQMKLMELYKKEGVSPMGGCLPMLIQIPIFFSLYKVLSISIEMRQAPFFGWIHDLSAPDPTNIFTLFGLLEWNHPAILSIGVWPLLMGITMFLQQKINPKPEDKSQALAMAFMPVLFVFMLGRFASGLVIYWTFSNIFAICQQVFFIKTHGPKK
- a CDS encoding cold-shock protein, with amino-acid sequence MAKGKVKWFNSTKGYGFIETKDSAKDVFIHISALQKAGMRTLDEGQDIEFDIVESKGRESAENIKA
- the rnpA gene encoding ribonuclease P protein component, with the protein product MLKLNKKFSIIKKRKDFIDISKSDLKWVCPAFIMQIKKKEGIVQNRIGFTVSKKVSKKAVVRNRIKRRLRALAKETLKDNVIDGVDFVLIGRKSTLDTEYSDMLKSMKHCLKRLNLEK
- the yidD gene encoding membrane protein insertion efficiency factor YidD, with the protein product MKFILLTLITIYKKLVSPVLPSHCRFTPSCSNYAVDAITEHGCKTGLKLIIKRLMKCHPWGSHGFDPVPTKEELKNRGLKKHDR
- the yecR gene encoding YecR family lipoprotein, which encodes MKKFIILAIACLSLSSCFQAHTETFLMDGGDSKVYLGYHQKTTEEVNINWKNAKAKAIKYCRHELDYNDAEKFGKPKQECIEENSTDGVSYCVKYEVSVPYKCLIKNATTEEMYK
- a CDS encoding nucleoside deaminase, which codes for MDYMIEAIKEAKKAYKKDEVPVGAIIVDKTTNKIVARAHNLVQKKKNASCHAEIIAINKACKKKKSKYLNDCDIYVSLEPCTMCAGAISLAKLNSLHFSTEDKKGGAIKNGVKFFEQKSCHHKIKIYNGEYKEQSSKLLQDFFKSKR
- the rpmH gene encoding 50S ribosomal protein L34; this encodes MKRTLQSQTKRKMKRKLGFFARKKAGTGVLAKRRAKGRKKLSA